Proteins encoded in a region of the Pseudomonas sp. PDNC002 genome:
- a CDS encoding transporter substrate-binding domain-containing protein, with protein MNRTFRQLALLAAMGMTLCSFTAPASAAAETLSFGVAAEPYPPFLVKTPSGEFTGFEPDLIRALCEQMKAQCEIKEVAWDGIIPALLAKKFDVIFNSLGISPERQKVVAFSRPYYETTGIFVAAKDSQPVLTPDGLAGKSIGVQGSTTNAEFIRAAYGNTSDVRLYTTQDDCNADLIAGRIDVMFLDKLGDVDFLKSADGATFEEKGTGSVRMDPLKYGLGVGAGLRKDDTALKARIDQALAQLYASGKYTQISKQYFSIDLWPQQ; from the coding sequence ATGAACCGAACCTTCCGCCAGCTGGCCTTGCTCGCCGCCATGGGCATGACCTTGTGTTCCTTCACGGCGCCCGCCAGCGCAGCGGCGGAAACGCTGAGCTTCGGCGTCGCCGCGGAGCCGTACCCGCCGTTCCTGGTCAAGACACCGTCCGGCGAATTCACCGGCTTCGAGCCCGACCTCATCCGCGCCCTCTGCGAGCAGATGAAGGCGCAGTGCGAGATCAAGGAAGTGGCCTGGGACGGCATCATCCCCGCGCTGCTGGCGAAGAAGTTCGACGTCATCTTCAACTCGCTGGGCATCAGTCCGGAACGGCAGAAGGTCGTGGCCTTCTCGCGGCCGTACTACGAAACCACCGGCATCTTCGTCGCCGCCAAGGACTCCCAGCCGGTGCTGACACCCGACGGGCTTGCCGGCAAGTCCATCGGCGTACAGGGTTCCACCACCAACGCCGAATTCATCCGCGCCGCCTACGGCAACACGTCGGACGTGCGCCTCTACACCACCCAGGATGACTGCAACGCCGACCTGATCGCCGGACGCATCGATGTGATGTTCCTCGACAAGCTCGGCGACGTGGATTTCCTCAAGTCGGCGGACGGGGCGACGTTCGAGGAAAAAGGCACCGGCAGCGTACGGATGGACCCGCTCAAGTACGGCCTGGGCGTCGGCGCGGGGCTGCGCAAGGACGACACCGCGCTCAAGGCGCGCATCGACCAGGCGCTCGCGCAGTTGTACGCCTCGGGCAAGTACACGCAGATTTCCAAGCAGTATTTTTCGATCGACCTGTGGCCGCAGCAGTGA
- a CDS encoding zinc-dependent alcohol dehydrogenase family protein: MARIVRIHEYGDASVLKLEAVDVPAPAADEVQIAVKAFGLNRAEVMFRSHAYLQEAEFPSRLGYEAAGVVSAVGSTVKNVEVGDAVSLIPPLDIARWGTYGEVANVPAYLAVKHPQNLSFEQAAATWMQYVTAWGALVEQAKLSKGEFVLVTAASSSVGLAAFQIARMVGATSIAVTRIQAKKQALLDAGANHVIVSDDEDIVENVMALTGGQGARVVFDPIGGPGFEVLTQAMARGGILLEYGALSPEPTPFPLFTVLGRSLTLKGYLYAEIVADPAALERAKAFIVKGLESGALSPIIARTFPLEQIQEAHRFLEANQQVGKIVVTV; encoded by the coding sequence ATGGCCCGCATTGTCAGAATCCACGAATACGGTGACGCCAGCGTCCTGAAGCTGGAGGCGGTGGACGTACCCGCCCCGGCGGCGGACGAGGTGCAGATCGCGGTCAAGGCCTTCGGCCTGAACCGCGCCGAGGTAATGTTCCGTAGCCACGCCTACCTGCAGGAAGCCGAGTTCCCCAGCCGCCTGGGCTACGAGGCTGCCGGCGTGGTGAGCGCGGTGGGCAGCACCGTGAAGAATGTCGAGGTGGGCGATGCGGTGAGCCTGATCCCGCCGCTGGATATCGCCCGCTGGGGCACCTACGGCGAAGTGGCCAACGTGCCGGCGTACCTGGCGGTGAAGCACCCGCAGAACCTCAGCTTCGAGCAGGCGGCCGCCACCTGGATGCAGTACGTCACCGCCTGGGGCGCGCTGGTGGAGCAGGCGAAGCTCTCGAAGGGCGAGTTCGTGCTGGTCACCGCCGCTTCCAGCAGCGTCGGACTTGCCGCCTTCCAGATCGCCCGCATGGTCGGTGCCACCTCCATCGCCGTGACCCGCATCCAGGCGAAGAAGCAGGCGTTGCTGGATGCAGGCGCCAATCACGTGATCGTCAGCGACGATGAGGACATCGTCGAGAACGTGATGGCGCTGACTGGCGGGCAGGGCGCCCGCGTGGTGTTCGACCCCATCGGCGGCCCCGGTTTCGAGGTGCTCACCCAGGCCATGGCGCGTGGCGGCATCCTCCTCGAATACGGCGCGCTGAGCCCGGAGCCGACGCCGTTCCCGCTGTTCACCGTGCTGGGCAGGAGCCTGACGCTCAAGGGCTACCTCTACGCCGAAATCGTCGCCGATCCGGCGGCGCTGGAGCGCGCCAAGGCGTTCATCGTCAAGGGGCTGGAGTCCGGCGCGCTGAGCCCGATCATCGCGCGGACCTTCCCGCTGGAGCAGATTCAGGAGGCACACCGCTTCCTCGAAGCCAACCAGCAGGTGGGCAAGATCGTCGTGACGGTGTGA
- a CDS encoding GNAT family N-acetyltransferase: protein MDRLPTLRTERLLLTPLQLADADAIQRLFPHWEVVRYLDSRVPWPYPDDGALTYVRDLALPAMARGEEWHWMIRLASEPGGAIGSISLFDQPGNHRGFWLAPRWQGRGYMTEACEAINRYWFLTLERPLMQVPKAIVNQGSRRISEREGMRCIDSSEGHFVSGVLPRETWELTREEWLARQP, encoded by the coding sequence ATGGATCGCCTGCCCACCCTGCGTACCGAGCGCTTGCTGCTCACGCCCCTGCAACTGGCGGATGCCGACGCCATCCAGCGCCTGTTCCCGCACTGGGAAGTGGTGCGTTATCTGGATAGCCGCGTGCCCTGGCCCTACCCCGATGACGGTGCGTTGACCTACGTGCGCGACCTGGCGCTGCCGGCGATGGCGCGCGGCGAGGAGTGGCACTGGATGATCCGCCTGGCCAGCGAGCCCGGCGGCGCCATCGGCAGCATTTCCCTCTTCGACCAACCCGGCAATCACCGGGGGTTCTGGCTCGCGCCGAGGTGGCAAGGCCGGGGTTACATGACCGAGGCCTGCGAAGCGATCAATCGCTACTGGTTCCTGACCCTGGAGCGGCCGCTCATGCAGGTGCCAAAGGCCATCGTCAACCAGGGCTCGCGGCGCATTTCCGAGCGCGAAGGCATGCGCTGCATCGACAGCAGCGAAGGCCATTTCGTCAGTGGCGTGCTGCCACGGGAAACCTGGGAGCTGACCCGCGAAGAATGGCTGGCACGCCAGCCATGA
- a CDS encoding AraC family transcriptional regulator — protein MTPREQPWQGELWLGADFCLVAGTTGHARPHAHYAHQLLMARADDVQALVDEQPQRGPLLVIPSNRRHAIQASEQPVITLFAEPLAFELADLERVCQATGPDLPALAAQLQALPRRALDPRLDKALQRIRALDDGALPAQELADEAALSLSQLERLFSGTLGLSVRRLVLWQRLRQALRHAMAGSSLTEAAIAAGFADSAHFSRSVRNQFGIRADLTLRQLKLRLLD, from the coding sequence ATGACCCCGCGTGAACAGCCCTGGCAAGGCGAGCTGTGGCTGGGCGCGGACTTCTGCCTGGTTGCCGGCACCACCGGCCATGCACGCCCGCACGCGCACTACGCGCATCAGTTGCTGATGGCTCGCGCAGACGACGTGCAGGCGCTGGTGGACGAGCAACCGCAACGAGGGCCGCTGCTGGTGATTCCGTCGAACCGGCGCCATGCCATTCAGGCCAGCGAGCAGCCCGTCATCACCCTCTTCGCCGAACCGCTGGCTTTCGAGTTGGCCGACCTGGAGCGCGTCTGCCAAGCAACCGGGCCGGACCTGCCAGCGCTCGCCGCGCAACTGCAAGCCCTGCCTCGCCGTGCACTCGATCCGCGCCTGGACAAAGCCCTGCAACGCATCCGCGCCCTGGACGACGGCGCCCTCCCAGCCCAGGAACTGGCCGACGAAGCCGCGCTGTCGTTGAGCCAGCTGGAGCGGCTGTTCAGCGGCACGCTGGGGCTGTCGGTGCGTCGGCTGGTGCTCTGGCAGCGACTGCGCCAGGCGCTGCGCCACGCCATGGCCGGCAGCAGTCTGACCGAGGCGGCCATCGCCGCCGGCTTCGCCGATTCCGCGCACTTTTCCCGCAGCGTGCGCAACCAGTTCGGCATCCGCGCCGACCTGACGCTGCGCCAACTGAAGCTGCGCTTACTCGACTAG
- a CDS encoding sterol desaturase family protein, translating into MRYLYAPAFFFGFIGLALYLVGEGVSLLCLPALLPLTILLAFLAERFWPYRAGWNESHGDGARDLAHALANETLNALGIAAIPLMALWMPHFALWPVDWPLALQLLAALLIADLGVTLVHYASHRSALLWRLHAVHHSVTRMYGFNGLMKHPLHQTLEALGGTLPLLLLGVPVEVAALLAFAIAIQLLLQHSNVDMRIGVLRHVFAWAPLHRLHHLKYGTAGDVNFALFFSFWDRLLGTALYLPDYELAEDDLGIGDRPDYPVAYLDQLREPFRQHDTAHPPAVLPPELRRALVE; encoded by the coding sequence ATGCGCTACCTCTACGCCCCCGCGTTCTTCTTCGGCTTCATCGGCCTGGCCCTGTATCTGGTCGGTGAGGGCGTATCGCTGCTCTGCCTGCCGGCGCTGTTGCCGCTGACGATCCTGCTGGCCTTTCTTGCCGAGCGGTTCTGGCCGTATCGAGCGGGCTGGAACGAGAGTCACGGCGATGGCGCCCGCGACCTGGCCCACGCGCTGGCCAACGAGACGCTGAATGCCTTGGGTATCGCCGCCATTCCATTGATGGCTTTGTGGATGCCGCATTTCGCCCTGTGGCCGGTGGACTGGCCACTGGCGTTGCAACTGCTGGCGGCGCTGTTGATCGCCGACCTGGGTGTCACCCTCGTGCACTACGCCAGCCACCGTTCCGCGCTGCTCTGGCGCCTGCACGCGGTGCACCACAGCGTGACGCGCATGTACGGCTTCAACGGCCTGATGAAGCACCCGCTGCACCAGACGCTTGAAGCGCTGGGCGGAACGCTGCCACTGCTGTTGCTCGGTGTTCCCGTGGAGGTTGCGGCGTTGCTGGCCTTCGCCATCGCCATTCAGTTGCTGTTGCAGCACAGCAATGTCGACATGCGTATCGGTGTGCTGCGCCATGTGTTTGCCTGGGCGCCGCTGCACCGTCTGCATCACCTGAAGTACGGTACGGCGGGCGATGTGAACTTCGCGCTGTTCTTCAGTTTCTGGGATCGTCTGCTGGGCACCGCGCTGTACCTGCCGGACTATGAACTGGCGGAGGATGACCTGGGAATCGGTGACCGGCCGGACTACCCCGTGGCCTATCTTGATCAACTGCGCGAGCCGTTCCGCCAGCACGACACGGCGCATCCACCCGCCGTCTTGCCGCCTGAGCTGCGCCGCGCGCTAGTCGAGTAA
- a CDS encoding c-type cytochrome has product MKVLFIGLSGILALAQMSSTFAENLNGKRLYSQRCAVCHGADIKATGPLANKSNPPTPDLTTPAFRKRLSEYPGVIVSSVVLRPNGNLIPQTLRENGVKIPPHAWTIDDLRDLNQYMTAVIARSR; this is encoded by the coding sequence GTGAAGGTATTGTTCATAGGTTTGTCAGGAATTCTGGCGCTGGCTCAGATGTCGTCAACCTTTGCGGAGAACCTCAACGGCAAGCGTCTCTACTCGCAGCGATGCGCCGTTTGCCACGGAGCGGATATCAAGGCGACGGGGCCGCTGGCCAACAAGAGCAATCCCCCTACGCCCGATCTCACAACGCCCGCGTTCAGGAAGCGCCTGAGTGAATATCCGGGTGTCATCGTGTCTTCGGTGGTGCTTCGTCCCAATGGAAACCTGATCCCCCAGACATTGCGCGAGAACGGCGTGAAGATTCCGCCGCACGCCTGGACCATCGATGATCTGCGCGATCTGAACCAGTACATGACGGCCGTGATTGCCAGGAGTCGGTGA
- a CDS encoding MFS transporter — protein sequence MSSAAEQAPLRRADRDSRHSAQVLGLCLPADVLLYLLLPMYAADFGVTLVEAGILLAANRLVRIVGYGWVVRFYARHGDRAACSLAALATAFCALASATLSGFAVLLVFRLVWGLCFATFNLSTQTLATAEAQGAARRAGRSRATLSIGPMLALPLGAVMAQAFGPRSVFFVLCVAALCGLWRARALPAKGHEIPVSSGRRLRLPDSIATWSFIEGVTLDGLFIFGLSLYAQTHLGGTGVLVAGILMAVRYLSEMLFSPFGGRLADRFGALRMLVILSLATSLALLMFGSYWLFVGAFFVLVLRALQLPLVVTLVASRNPQARIQALAGNAVWRDIGAGLGPILAGVLLPQVPAIWAYAGAALILALSALGCAWRR from the coding sequence ATGTCGTCCGCTGCCGAGCAGGCGCCGCTGCGCCGCGCCGATCGAGATTCGCGCCACTCCGCCCAGGTGCTCGGCCTGTGCCTGCCCGCTGACGTGCTGCTCTACCTGCTGCTGCCGATGTACGCGGCGGACTTCGGCGTGACGCTGGTGGAAGCGGGCATCCTGCTGGCGGCCAACCGCCTGGTGCGCATCGTCGGTTACGGCTGGGTGGTGCGTTTCTACGCTCGCCATGGTGACCGTGCGGCTTGCAGCCTCGCGGCGCTCGCCACGGCGTTCTGCGCGCTGGCCTCGGCGACGCTCTCCGGGTTTGCCGTACTGCTGGTGTTTCGCCTGGTCTGGGGCCTGTGTTTCGCCACCTTCAACCTCAGTACCCAGACCCTCGCCACGGCCGAGGCGCAAGGCGCCGCACGGCGCGCCGGGCGTTCGCGAGCGACCTTGTCCATCGGGCCGATGCTGGCCCTGCCGCTGGGGGCGGTGATGGCCCAGGCCTTCGGGCCGCGCAGCGTGTTCTTCGTGCTCTGCGTGGCAGCCCTGTGCGGCCTCTGGCGTGCCCGCGCGCTGCCGGCCAAGGGGCACGAGATTCCCGTCAGCAGTGGTCGCCGCCTGCGCCTGCCGGACAGCATCGCCACCTGGTCCTTCATCGAAGGCGTGACCCTGGACGGCCTGTTCATCTTCGGCCTGTCGCTCTACGCGCAGACCCACCTGGGCGGCACCGGCGTGCTAGTGGCGGGCATCCTGATGGCGGTGCGTTATCTCAGCGAGATGCTCTTCAGCCCCTTCGGCGGGCGGCTGGCGGATCGCTTCGGCGCGCTGCGCATGCTGGTGATCCTGTCGCTGGCCACCTCGCTGGCGCTGCTGATGTTCGGCAGCTACTGGCTGTTCGTCGGCGCCTTCTTCGTGCTGGTGCTGCGCGCGCTGCAACTGCCGCTGGTGGTGACGCTGGTGGCCAGCCGCAATCCGCAGGCGCGCATCCAGGCGCTGGCCGGCAATGCGGTCTGGCGCGATATCGGCGCCGGGCTCGGGCCGATCCTGGCCGGCGTGCTGCTGCCGCAGGTTCCGGCGATCTGGGCCTACGCGGGGGCGGCGCTGATACTGGCGCTCAGTGCGCTGGGGTGTGCCTGGCGGCGTTGA
- a CDS encoding LysR substrate-binding domain-containing protein, translated as MSTARLRTFLAVARHASFSAGARAIGLSQPTATTQIQGLEREFNVELFHRRGRRIELTAVGRALLPIAQQMSMLESEATNLLRDSGQLNRGQLKVGAVGPFHVIEMVDRYRRDYPQIDVSIRIGNSASVLADLENYVTDVGVLAGLHDDPAFVAELYARHPVILFAHAEHPFARHDEVPVQALQGQPLLRREQGSTTRVALERVLEAADVTPRIAMEIGSREALREAVIRGIGIGVVSEAEYIADPRLKAIRIAGDPVYTETYLYYLAERRSSQVIASFLRTLAR; from the coding sequence ATGTCCACCGCCCGCTTGCGAACCTTTCTCGCCGTCGCCCGCCACGCCAGCTTCAGCGCCGGCGCACGGGCCATCGGTCTCAGCCAGCCGACGGCGACCACGCAGATCCAGGGCCTGGAGCGGGAGTTCAACGTCGAGCTGTTCCACCGCCGTGGCCGGCGCATCGAGCTGACCGCCGTGGGCCGCGCGTTGCTGCCCATTGCCCAGCAGATGTCGATGCTCGAATCCGAGGCGACCAACCTGCTGCGCGATTCCGGCCAGCTCAATCGCGGCCAGCTGAAGGTCGGCGCGGTGGGGCCGTTCCATGTGATCGAGATGGTCGACCGCTATCGTCGCGACTATCCGCAGATCGACGTATCGATCCGTATCGGCAACTCGGCATCGGTCCTCGCGGACCTGGAGAACTACGTGACCGATGTCGGCGTGCTGGCCGGGCTGCATGACGATCCGGCCTTCGTCGCCGAGCTGTATGCGCGGCACCCGGTGATCCTCTTCGCCCACGCCGAACACCCCTTTGCCCGCCACGACGAGGTGCCGGTGCAGGCGCTCCAGGGCCAGCCGCTGCTGCGCCGAGAGCAGGGCTCGACCACCCGCGTCGCCCTGGAGCGGGTGCTGGAAGCGGCGGATGTCACACCGCGCATCGCCATGGAGATTGGCAGCCGCGAGGCGCTGCGCGAGGCAGTGATCCGGGGCATTGGCATCGGCGTGGTGTCCGAGGCGGAGTACATCGCCGATCCGCGCCTGAAGGCCATCCGCATCGCCGGCGACCCGGTGTACACCGAGACCTACCTGTACTACCTGGCCGAGCGCCGCAGCAGCCAGGTGATCGCTTCCTTCCTGCGCACACTCGCGCGATAG
- the phnD gene encoding phosphonate ABC transporter substrate-binding protein produces the protein MTSLTRLFRFAVLPLAFASALLSTAQAQDALTVGLIPSEDSQAMIKSSQLVLDQLQERLGMPVKPFVATDYNGVIEALRAGKLDVAYLGPFSYVLANKVAGADAFAVAVTKKTGSSAYHSLIIARKDSGIRSLDDLKGHTFAFVDPSSASGHLFPKAGLEQSGHDPKALFSRVIFSGSHDASILAVENRKVDAAAVADRILAGAISAGQVQQDDFQVVWKSDDIPESPMVWRKNLDPELQKKLVAAFASIKDVPWGDQGMLNGFQPTNDAAYNVVRDTAKVLDLDLRSLK, from the coding sequence ATGACTTCGCTGACCAGACTGTTCCGCTTCGCCGTGCTGCCGCTCGCCTTCGCCTCCGCCCTGCTCTCGACAGCCCAGGCGCAGGATGCACTCACCGTCGGCCTGATCCCCTCCGAGGATTCCCAGGCCATGATCAAGAGCAGCCAGCTGGTGCTCGACCAGTTGCAGGAACGCCTGGGCATGCCGGTGAAGCCCTTCGTGGCCACCGACTACAACGGCGTGATCGAAGCCCTGCGCGCCGGCAAGCTGGACGTCGCCTACCTCGGGCCGTTCTCCTACGTGCTCGCGAACAAGGTGGCCGGCGCCGACGCCTTCGCCGTGGCGGTGACCAAGAAGACCGGCAGCAGCGCCTATCACAGCCTGATCATCGCCCGTAAGGACAGCGGCATCCGCAGCCTGGACGACCTCAAGGGCCACACCTTCGCCTTCGTCGACCCCAGCTCGGCCTCCGGCCACCTGTTCCCCAAGGCCGGCCTGGAGCAATCCGGGCATGACCCGAAGGCGCTGTTCTCGCGGGTGATCTTCTCCGGCTCCCACGACGCCAGCATCCTCGCCGTGGAGAACCGCAAGGTGGATGCCGCCGCCGTGGCCGACCGCATCCTCGCCGGCGCGATCAGCGCCGGCCAAGTGCAGCAGGATGACTTCCAGGTCGTCTGGAAATCCGACGACATCCCCGAGTCACCGATGGTCTGGCGCAAGAACCTCGACCCGGAACTGCAGAAGAAGCTGGTCGCCGCGTTCGCCTCGATCAAGGACGTACCGTGGGGCGACCAGGGCATGCTCAATGGCTTCCAGCCCACCAACGACGCCGCCTACAACGTCGTGCGCGACACCGCCAAGGTGCTCGACCTCGACCTGCGGAGCCTCAAATGA
- the phnC gene encoding phosphonate ABC transporter ATP-binding protein, whose protein sequence is MIRVAQLTKGYGDNPVLRGIDLRIEAGEFVVILGQSGAGKSTLLRCMNRLAQADSGTLQVAGVDALLPRDQRELRRRVAMIFQHHNVVPRLSVLKNVLTGRLGCVGTLASVLQLFSREDIALARECLRRVELEHKADARTDSLSGGQMQRVGIARALAQRPQVILADEPVASLDPKTAQLVMHYLREATRTLGITVVCNLHQVDLAREFGDRIVGLANGRVVFDGNAGELDDSALQRIYQQRPSSEATAYQTAARAVYTSSTGAGA, encoded by the coding sequence ATGATCCGCGTTGCCCAACTGACCAAGGGCTACGGCGACAACCCGGTGCTGCGCGGGATCGACCTGCGCATCGAGGCCGGCGAGTTCGTGGTGATCCTCGGTCAGTCCGGCGCCGGCAAGTCCACCCTGCTGCGCTGCATGAACCGCCTGGCGCAGGCCGACAGCGGCACGCTGCAGGTCGCCGGGGTCGATGCGCTGCTGCCCCGCGACCAGCGCGAACTGCGTCGCCGGGTGGCGATGATCTTCCAGCACCACAACGTGGTGCCGCGCCTGTCGGTGCTGAAGAACGTGCTCACCGGACGCCTGGGCTGCGTCGGCACCCTCGCCTCGGTGCTGCAACTGTTCAGCCGCGAAGACATCGCCCTGGCCCGCGAATGCCTGCGCCGGGTGGAGCTGGAACACAAGGCCGATGCGCGCACCGATTCGCTGTCCGGCGGGCAGATGCAGCGCGTCGGCATTGCCCGCGCGCTGGCCCAGCGGCCGCAGGTGATCCTCGCCGACGAACCGGTGGCGAGCCTCGACCCGAAGACCGCGCAACTGGTCATGCACTACCTGCGCGAAGCCACCCGCACCCTGGGCATCACCGTGGTGTGCAACCTGCACCAGGTGGACCTGGCGCGCGAGTTCGGCGACCGCATCGTCGGCCTGGCCAACGGCCGGGTGGTCTTCGACGGCAACGCCGGGGAACTGGATGATTCGGCCCTGCAGCGGATCTACCAGCAACGCCCGAGCAGCGAGGCGACCGCCTACCAGACGGCGGCTCGTGCGGTGTACACCAGCAGCACAGGAGCCGGCGCATGA
- the phnE gene encoding phosphonate ABC transporter, permease protein PhnE, with product MNLRSHQWMVETPQSKRGWLTTGAAVLAVIYLLHWSAEGAQLSWSELASGLPQIGDFLSRSLPPDLSILPSLWRPALETLQIALWGTLLGIVLAVPLGFLAARNLHGNRWLYLGTRQLLNVIRSINELILALVFVSAVGLGPFPGVLALALHGVGMLGKFFAESIEEIDQGPIEALQATGARPLQVIAFGVLPQVITAWIAVVLYRFEVNLRSATVLGMVGAGGLGFELVSSLKLFKYQETATCILVITVMVVLADLLSNRLRHAIQGTGRH from the coding sequence ATGAACCTGCGAAGCCATCAGTGGATGGTCGAGACGCCACAGAGCAAGCGCGGTTGGCTGACCACCGGCGCTGCCGTGCTGGCGGTGATCTACCTGCTGCACTGGAGCGCCGAGGGCGCGCAACTGAGCTGGAGCGAACTGGCCAGCGGCCTGCCGCAGATCGGTGACTTCCTCAGCCGCTCGCTGCCGCCGGACCTGAGCATCCTCCCCAGCCTCTGGCGCCCGGCGCTGGAAACCTTGCAGATCGCCCTCTGGGGCACGCTGCTGGGCATCGTCCTGGCGGTGCCGCTGGGGTTCCTCGCCGCGCGCAACCTGCACGGCAACCGCTGGCTGTACCTGGGCACGCGGCAATTGCTCAACGTCATCCGCAGCATCAACGAACTGATCCTCGCCCTGGTGTTCGTCTCGGCAGTCGGCCTCGGCCCCTTCCCCGGCGTGCTGGCCCTGGCGCTGCACGGCGTGGGCATGCTCGGCAAGTTCTTCGCCGAAAGCATCGAGGAGATCGACCAGGGCCCCATCGAGGCCTTGCAAGCCACCGGCGCGCGGCCGTTGCAGGTGATTGCCTTCGGCGTGCTGCCGCAGGTGATCACCGCCTGGATCGCCGTGGTGCTCTACCGCTTCGAGGTCAACCTGCGCTCAGCCACCGTGCTCGGTATGGTCGGCGCCGGCGGCCTGGGCTTCGAGCTGGTGAGCAGCCTGAAGCTGTTCAAGTACCAGGAGACCGCCACCTGCATCCTCGTCATCACCGTCATGGTGGTGCTCGCCGACCTGCTCTCCAACCGCCTGCGCCACGCCATCCAGGGCACCGGCCGGCACTGA
- the psrA gene encoding iron-containing alcohol dehydrogenase PsrA: MPARFHNPVATVFGGGSLDRIAELCDGKVALVTFPEAAQLGLIERVRHLLGERLTYVIDDVQPNPDVAWLRNVHERFWREANDCTTVFALGGGSAIDTAKALVVGTESGRFDELLDLLAAGKPFVPARPKTLVAAPTTAGTGSEVTPWATIWDAQQQKKYSLHLDCTWPQVALIDPDLMLSVPAGVTVSTGLDALSHALESIWNHNANPISDTFAISAIEDILDCLPRLQQDLGNRELRSRMALAALKAGMAFSNTKTALAHSISYEMTLRHGLPHGIACSFTLPLVLGLAWGRDTDRDRVLQRVFGSDLKGAQQRLREFLHRLGVKTEFGDYGVTSAEAEAMIDFAMQGARGRNFIGSQAA; the protein is encoded by the coding sequence ATGCCTGCCCGATTCCACAATCCGGTCGCCACCGTTTTCGGCGGCGGCAGCCTGGACCGCATCGCCGAGCTGTGCGACGGCAAGGTCGCCCTGGTGACCTTCCCCGAAGCCGCGCAACTGGGGCTGATCGAGCGCGTCCGCCACCTGCTGGGCGAACGCCTCACCTACGTCATCGACGACGTGCAGCCCAATCCCGACGTGGCCTGGTTGCGCAACGTGCACGAGCGTTTCTGGCGTGAAGCGAACGACTGCACCACGGTATTCGCCCTCGGCGGCGGCAGCGCCATCGACACCGCCAAGGCACTGGTCGTCGGCACCGAGTCCGGGCGTTTCGACGAACTGCTCGACCTGCTGGCCGCCGGCAAGCCCTTCGTCCCGGCACGGCCCAAGACACTGGTCGCCGCACCGACCACCGCCGGTACCGGCAGCGAAGTGACGCCCTGGGCAACCATCTGGGACGCGCAGCAACAGAAGAAGTACTCCCTGCACCTGGATTGCACCTGGCCGCAGGTGGCGCTGATCGACCCGGACCTGATGCTCAGCGTGCCCGCCGGGGTCACCGTGTCCACCGGGTTGGATGCGTTGTCCCACGCTCTGGAATCGATCTGGAACCACAACGCCAACCCGATCTCCGACACCTTCGCCATCTCTGCCATCGAGGACATCCTCGACTGCCTGCCGCGCCTGCAACAGGACCTCGGCAACCGTGAACTGCGCTCGCGCATGGCGCTGGCCGCGCTGAAGGCCGGCATGGCCTTCTCCAACACCAAGACCGCGCTGGCCCACTCCATCTCCTACGAGATGACCCTGCGCCACGGCCTGCCCCATGGCATCGCCTGCTCGTTCACCCTGCCGCTGGTGCTGGGCCTGGCCTGGGGCCGCGACACCGACCGCGACCGCGTGCTGCAACGCGTCTTCGGCAGCGACCTGAAGGGCGCCCAGCAGCGCCTGCGTGAATTCCTCCATCGCCTCGGGGTCAAGACCGAGTTCGGCGATTACGGCGTGACCTCCGCCGAGGCCGAAGCGATGATCGACTTCGCCATGCAGGGCGCCCGCGGCCGCAACTTCATCGGCTCGCAAGCCGCCTGA